The following DNA comes from Chloroflexota bacterium.
CCCATTTAGCCTTATTTATGACCACAAACATGTCTGTGGTGTTGCCCACAGCGTAACAATTGGTCACATAGTTCACCACTTCAGCCTGTTTCCATCCCTTCAATACCTCGAGAGGAGCAAAGCTGCCATCTACTGTACCCTTGGACAGGAGCTCGTAAGCCTCTCCCTGCGGCTTACCTACACCTTTAGCCCCCAGTGTATCCATTATTTTGACACCCACACCTGTACCCCTTATTTGCAATCCCTGCAGGTCTTCTAATGTCCTCACCGGCTTCTTGGTAGTGAAAACCACACCAGGACCATGTGCGTGCAAATAAAGCACATGTACGTCGTTCAATTCCGCTGGTTTGAATTCTTGATAAAAATCGTTGGCAACCTTAGTAGCAACCCAGCCATTGGGGTAAGCGTGAGGCAAATCGACCAACTCGCTGGCCGGGAACCTCCCCATAGTGTAGGTAAAGCAAGACATGCCTATATCGGAAATGCCGTTGACCACACCATCATATATCCCTGCTGCTGGAGTTAATGTGCCAGTAGGGTAATAAGTAATTTCTATCCCACCGTTGGTGCGCGCCTTTATCTCGGCGCAAAACTGTTCAGCCAGTATGGAGTTCAAATTTGTGGGCGGGAAGAAATTGCTATACGTCAGCTTGATAGTCTCAGCCGGCGCTGGTTTTGCACAAGCACCTAGCACCAGTGCTCCTACCATCGTAAGAGCTAACAAGATAAACAGTATCTCTTTTTTCATTGATTTTCAACCTCCTTTTTTAGTTCTCGACCTCTTCATATAAGGCTATAAGCCAAAATTATACTCTTGAATGCAACTTAAGTGCTCGTACCTTCTTAGAAAGAAAGATGCACGAAACCTTAGAGAAATTGAGCGGCAGATGTTTAATAGTGAGGATATTCAGGACTGTGACTCCAGAGTTACTGCCTTGTACAGTAACTTACCCCGGAGTCACTGGCGGTAAATGTATTTATTAGCAGGCACCGGTCTTATTCCTGTAGCTTTGACTCTTGCGGAATAAAAACCCGCAGCAATAATGGCAAATTCTATAATATGGAGATACACGTTGTCAATACTACTCCGGTTGCTAAATGCCTTACTAGAATGCTCTCAAGTGGATGGTGGAGATAGGGGGATTCGAACCCCCGACCTCCGCGATGCGAACGCGGCGCTCTCCCAATTGAGCTATATCCCCTCAAAACAAATACTAACAAAGGCTACAAGTTTGGTCAAGCTAGGTGAGGATACGTTTCACTTCCACGGTGGCTTATCAAACGGGCTTACTCAACAAAGCTACTGACCCTCAGGGCAATGCCATGTAGAACTCTGAGGTATAATCAATTTCAGCTTGGGCGCTTTTTATTTTGCATTCAAGAAGATGACCACCATTTTTCCTGTCGGCAGTTATAAAGTGGAAGTGATAACCGGGCACGTTTATTTCGTCCACATAGGTCGGACACCAGAATCCTACTAGAGTACCAGTCACATCATGAAATTCAAACATCGTCTGTCCCTTCAAGGCTTCATCAAGGGGGGGATACGGTTTGCTTTGCGCAGCAACACTTCTTGCCTTGATATATTCGAAATCCCCCTCTATTTTGATTGCGTAAAAGATATTTCTGGTTGGCAACATGCCATCAAGATACTGCTTTAATTGCTCATGGCCTGATACATTATCCAAAGAAACAGCTTTATCTGGCTCAAAGAACGTTACAATCGCAAATGGCGTCTCCATCGAATCCTCTACAGGATAAGCTTTGCCATCTGCTTTAATTTGATAGAATTCGCTCCCCAGGGCAATCATCTCTCCATCAAGGTCGTCAAAAGTGCCTATCCCAAAATCACCATGTTTCTTCAGTTCCTTGTATATTAAGTCTCCATCGTAGTCACCTTCTGAAAGTGCGCTGAACATTGAAGTTTGGAACAGGACGTCTCTATCTCTTGTTGAGCTTAAGCAGCCTGACGCACATGTGGTTAAAATTAATAGAGCCAGCACCAGTAGCAAATAGACTTTCTTTATAATTCCCTCCATTGTTCTGCTCTTCGACTATATGTAAATACCGTTTGCTGATTTTCACTGAAAATTTTAGCTGGCATTGGCTAAACTTACAAAATGTTAGTAGGAGAGGTGGATGAAATCAAACCATTATGCTGGTGAGGGAAATCCTCGGCATTGTACAGAATGAATCCGGGAGAAGGCTACAGGGTCTTCAGCTTGACTTAATGAATATTCACTTTTACGAAGCGGGTTCTAGAATCACCCTGGCATCAACCGCCACTGCCCTGTTCTTATAAGCGAAAATAGGGTTAAGATCGAGTTCCTTTATTTCCGGGTTCTTATCAACGAAGTCAGAAACCTTCAACATTAAGTCTTCCAGGAATGGGACGTCAGCCGGCTCCTGCCCCCTATAACCTTCAAGCAGAGGATAACCTTTTATCTCCTTTATCATCTCATGGGCATCCCTCTTGACCAGCGGAACTATCCTGAAGGAAACATCTTTCAGTACCTCAACCAGTATCCCTCCCAGACCAAACATCAATACCGGCCCGAATTGCGCATCTTTGGTCATGCCGATAATAACTTCCACTCCGGGACGAGCCATTTTCTGCACCGATACACCCTCTATTTTCGCTTTTGGGTAGTGTTTCTTAATCGCAGAGACAATTTCACTATAAGCTTTGCCTACCTGGGCTGTGTTGGCTAGGCCTAGTTTAACACCACCAGAATCGCTCTTATGAATGACATCGGGCGAGACTATTTTTAGCACCACCGGAAACCCCATCTTCTTACTCAGGGAAACCGCTTCTGTCTTTGTCCGAGCCAGTTTCGATTCGACGACAGGTATTCCAGCCTCTTTCAGAAGCTCTTTGGACTCAATCTCAGTTAAATGTGCCCTGTTCTCTTTCCTGGCTTGCTTGAATATCTCGTTTTTGGTCATTTAAGTTCTCCTTAGAGTTATCACACATAAAAGCGACCTCAATTTTAGCCTATTTCATCGCTGCATGCAAAAGCACAAGGTTTTGTTTCTTGAAATTTCGGCAGACTCTAGATATATGCCATCGATTTATTATACACTAACCCTAAGAGGTGAGGATTCTCCAAATCTGTGGAGTGTTATCATATAATGAAAATGAACAGGAAGGAGCAAGTTTGTCAAAATCGCCAGAAACCCGCCCCTCTTCAAAGTTAAAGGTCTTAGGTATTGCCGGCAGTCCTCGTCGCGACGGCAACACCGACCAGTTGCTTCAACAGGTAATGGCTGGCGCTTCCAGTCAGGGAGCCGAAACGAAAACGGTCATCCTTAGTGAGTTGAATATCGCGCCCTGCCGCCACTGCGATGGCTGTATTAAAACCGGTAAATGCGTGATAGACGACGA
Coding sequences within:
- a CDS encoding TRAP transporter substrate-binding protein — its product is MKKEILFILLALTMVGALVLGACAKPAPAETIKLTYSNFFPPTNLNSILAEQFCAEIKARTNGGIEITYYPTGTLTPAAGIYDGVVNGISDIGMSCFTYTMGRFPASELVDLPHAYPNGWVATKVANDFYQEFKPAELNDVHVLYLHAHGPGVVFTTKKPVRTLEDLQGLQIRGTGVGVKIMDTLGAKGVGKPQGEAYELLSKGTVDGSFAPLEVLKGWKQAEVVNYVTNCYAVGNTTDMFVVINKAKWDSLPANIQKVFTEVSKEWIEKHAKAWTYSDKSGVDFLLTFEGRELIQLPPDEMAKWVEAANPLIEQYITEKTAKGLPAADYEKYIAERVKYWSAKSPSEAACVEWAEKELVPK
- the budA gene encoding acetolactate decarboxylase is translated as MEGIIKKVYLLLVLALLILTTCASGCLSSTRDRDVLFQTSMFSALSEGDYDGDLIYKELKKHGDFGIGTFDDLDGEMIALGSEFYQIKADGKAYPVEDSMETPFAIVTFFEPDKAVSLDNVSGHEQLKQYLDGMLPTRNIFYAIKIEGDFEYIKARSVAAQSKPYPPLDEALKGQTMFEFHDVTGTLVGFWCPTYVDEINVPGYHFHFITADRKNGGHLLECKIKSAQAEIDYTSEFYMALP
- a CDS encoding acetyl-CoA synthetase; this translates as MTKNEIFKQARKENRAHLTEIESKELLKEAGIPVVESKLARTKTEAVSLSKKMGFPVVLKIVSPDVIHKSDSGGVKLGLANTAQVGKAYSEIVSAIKKHYPKAKIEGVSVQKMARPGVEVIIGMTKDAQFGPVLMFGLGGILVEVLKDVSFRIVPLVKRDAHEMIKEIKGYPLLEGYRGQEPADVPFLEDLMLKVSDFVDKNPEIKELDLNPIFAYKNRAVAVDARVILEPAS